The nucleotide sequence CGATGCCGTGCGCGTCGAGCAGCATCAGCAGGCTGTCGCCCTCGCAGCCGGGGAACGACAGGTGCGCGTTGCCCGGGAGCCGGTCGGCGCCGAGCGGGGCGCCGTTGAGCACCGCGTCCGGGACCTCGGTCAGCACCGCGGCGACCAGCTCGTCGCGCAGCACGGCCAGCTCGGTGCGCCGGCGTGGGGCGGCCGCGACCGACTCGGTGACCGCGGTGGCCAGCCCGACCAGCGACGGGACGTCGAGGGTGCCGGAGCGCACGTCGCGCTCCTGCCCGCCGCCGTGCAGCAACGGCGTGCAGTCGACGTCGCGGCCCAGCAGCAGCACCCCGGCGCCGTAGGGGCCGCCGAGCTTGTGCCCGGTCAGGGTGAGGGCGTCGACACCGGATGCGGCGAAGTCCACGTCGAGGATCCCGACGGCCTGCACGGCATCGGTGTGGAACGGGACCCCGAACGCGTGGCTGATCTCGGCCAGTTCGCGCACCGGGTTGACCGTGCCGACCTCGTTGTTCGCCCACATCACCGACACCAGCGCGTTCGCGTCCGGGTCCTCGGCGAGCGCCGCGCGCAGCGTCTCCGGCCGGACCCGGCCGGTGGCGTCGACCTCGAGCAGGCGCAGCCGGGCGCCCTCGTGCGCGACCAGCCATTCGGCGGCGTCGATCACGGCGTGGTGCTCGACCGCGGACACCAGCACCCGGGTGCGGCGCTGGTCGGCCGTGTGCCGGGCCCAGTACAGGCCCTTGACCGCCAGGTTGTCGCTCTCGGTCCCGCCGGCGCAGAACACGACCTCGGACGGACGGGCGCCGACCGCATCGGCGATCCGCTCCCGCCCCTCCTCGACCTCGCGCCGGGCGCGACGGCCCGACGAGTGCAGCGACGACGCGTTGCCGGTGCGGCCGAGCGCGTCGCTCATGGCGGCGACGGCTGCGGGCAGCATCGGTGTGGTCGCCGCGTGGTCCAGGTACGTCATCGGCTGCCAGGATAATCCCCGTGCGGGCGGGCCGGGCGCCTCACCCGCGTCCGGAGCGCACCCCGGGCACCGGGCCGGTCCGCCGGACGTGCTCGCAGGCGCGCCGGGCGAGCGTGCGGCGGTCGTCGTCACCGGGTTCGACGAGGTCGCCCACCCGCACCTCACAGACCAGTCCGGGCAGCCGTAGGACCCGGCCGATGGTGTCGCCCAATGTCTGTCCGCCGACGAAGGCGGCCGCGGTGGTCGGTCGTCCGTCCGGGGTGCTGAGCGTGATCGTGACCGGCCGTACCGGCACGGATGCGTCGATCGCGGACTGGAACGGTGCCCGCCGGTAGTCGCCGCCGACCGCGCCGCACCAGGTCGTCGCCTCCGGGAACACCCCGACCAGTGCACCGGAGCGCAGCGCGCCGGTCACCGTCGCGACGGTCGCGGGCAGCCGGGACAGGCCCTCGCGGTGCACGAACACGGTGCCGACCCGAGCACCCAGCGTCCCGATCAGCGGCCAGTCCCGCACCTCCCGCTTGGCCAGCATCGTCACCGGGCCGATCGCGCCGAGCGCCGGGATGTCGATCCAGGACGTGTGGTCGGCGACGACGAGTGCGCCGCGGCCGTCCGGCGGCGCGAGCGGGCCGCCGCGCACGACGAGCCGCACCCCGGCCCCCCGGAGCACCGCGCGGTGCAGGGCGCGCAGCACCGGACCGAGCGCGCGGGGCCCGGCCGACGCGGCCGGCGGCACCGCGAGCAGGGCCAGCACGAGCACCCCGAGCAGCACCGTGGCCCGGCGGACCATCCGCCACCAGCCGGTCGTCGGTGCGGCGGGCAGGCACTCCTGCGGGGAGCACGGCGACCAGGCGGCCCACGGCCCACCGGGCCGCTGCGCGGCGGGCGGCACGGTGGGGTGGGTGGGATGGCCCAGCCCGGGCGCGGCGTGCCGGGAGTCGGTGAGCCGGGAGTCGGTGAGCAGAGCAGCGGCGGGCCGGGCGGGGTTCGCCGCACCGGCGCCGGGCTGCTGCGTCCCGGTGCGCGGAGCAGCACCGGAACGGGCCGGGTCCGCGACACCGGAGCCGGACTGCTGTGTGCCGGTGCGCAGCGCAGAGCCGGACCGGGCCGGGTCCCCGACACCGGCGGTGAGGGTCATGCCCCGGTCTCCGAACCGGCGTCCGGCCCGGCCGCCTCGCCCAGGAAGAACCGGCGGTAGCGCGGATCCATCCGATCCATTCCGAGCAGCACCGGGAAGTCGGCGACGCCGAAGTCCGGATCGTGCGCCGGTGGCCCGCACACCCAGGTGCCCAGGCGCAGGTAGCCGCGCAGCAGCGGCGGCACCGCCGTCGAGCGGTGCCGCGGCGCGGTCGCCGGATCCCAGGGCCGGAGCGGGACGGTCCGGTATCCGGCCGGGGCGAGGTGCCGGGCCCGCACGGTCTCCCAGACCCCCGCGGCCCGGACGCCGCCGTCGTCGAGCCCGACGCTGGCGCAGCCGATCAGCCAGCGGTGCCCGGTGAGCAGCATGTAGCGGGCCAGCCCGGCCCACACCAGCCCGACGACGGCACCCGCCCGGTGCTCGGGATGCACGCAGGACCGGCCGGTCTCCACCAGCGACCCGCGCAGCGGATCGAGCGCGGACAGGTCGAACTCGCCGTCGGCGTAGAGCCCACCGGCTTCGCGGGCGCCCCGCGGCGGCAGCATCCGGTAGGTGCCGACGATCTCGCCGGTCGCGTCCTCGCGGACCACCAGGTGGTCGCAGAAGTCGTCGAAGCGGTCGACGTCGCGGCCGGGCACCGGGGAGTCCAGCCGGGCCCCCAGCTCCTCGGCGAACACCCGGTACCGCAGTGCCTGTGCCGCGGCGACGTCGTCGGCGTCGGTGGTGAGCAGCAGGGAGTACCGCCGGGCGGCGGTCTCCGGGGTGGAGACGATCACCTGGTTCACACCGGTGTTGGTACCGGCCGCACCCGACGTCCCGGCGGTCCGGCGGTGGCGCCGGGATGAACGCCCCCCGACGGAGCCGGGCAGGTCGCCGAACCGGTGTCGGCCGGGTGTCGTCGCAGGCAGGAGCCGGGTGGGAACAGGTGAACACCGGCCTCACACACGGCGACGCCCGGTCACCGCGCGGGGCGGTGGCCGGGCGTCGCCGAGGAACACACCAGGCGTCAGCTCTTGCGCTTGGTGATCTCCTCCTGCAGCTGCGGCGCAACCTTGAACAGGTCACCGACGATGCCGAAGTCGGCGACCTCGAAGATCGGCGCCTCCTCGTCCTTGTTCACCGCGACGATCGTCTTCGACGTCTGCATGCCGGCCCGGTGCTGGATCGCACCGGAGATGCCGAGCGCGATGTAGAGCTGCGGCGACACCGACTTGCCGGTCTGCCCGACCTGGAACTGCGGCGGGTAGTAGCCCGAGTCGACCGCGGCACGGGAGGCGCCGACGGCCGCGCCGAGCGAGTCGGCCAGACCCTCGACGACCGTGAAGTCCTCGGCCGAGCCGACGCCACGCCCACCGGAGACGATCACGGTCGCCTCGGTCAGCTCCGGACGCGACCCGCCCTCGATCGGCTCGCGGGCGGTCACCGTGGCCTGCCGGCCTGCGGCGGCGGGGACCTCGACGGTCTCCCGCGCCCCGGCGCCGGCGCTCGCCTCGATGTCGATCGCGCCCGGGCGCACGGTGATCACCGGGTGCTCGGTGTTCGCCTTCGCCTCGGCGGTGTAGGCACCACCGAACACGGAGTGCTGCACACCGTCGGCCGTGACACCGACCGCGTCGCCGAGCAGGCCGGAGTTCGTCCGGACGGCCAGCCGGCCGGCGATCTCCTTGCCGTTCGCCGACGCCGAGATCAGCACCGCAGCGGGCGAGGCCGACGAGACCAGCGCCTCCAGCACCCCCACCTCGGGGGCCAGGAAGTCGCTCGAGTCGGTCTCCGCGACGTAGATCTTCTCCGCGCCGTTCTGCGCCAGCCCGTCGGCCAGCTTGTCCGCCACTCCGGCGGCACCCACCACGACGGCCGAGGGCTCGCCCAGCGCGCGGGCGGCGGTCAGCAGCTCGTAGGTGGTCTTCTTGACGTCACCGTCGACGTGGTCGACGAGAACCAGTACCTCGGTCATGGTTTTCGGTCTCCTAGGAAGAAGGGGTTTCGACTACGCCGACGCTCAGATCAGCTTCTGGCCGACCAGGTACTCGGCGATCTTCGCGCCGCCGTCGCCCTCGTCGGTCACCTTCTCGCCGGCCTGCTTGGGCGGCTTCGGCGCCGAGGACGTCACGGTGGTCAGCGCGTTCGCCAGCCCCACCTCGGAGGCGTCGATCCCGGCACCGGCCAGGTCCAGCGACGTCACCGGCTTCTTCTTCGCCGCCATGATCCCCTTGAACGAGGGGTAGCGCGGCTCGCCCGACTTCTCGCCCACCGACACCACGGCCGGCAGCTCGGCGCTCAGCCGGGTGACGCCGTCGTCGGTCTCCCGCTTCGCGGTCACCGTCGTACCCTCGACCGACAGCTCGTTGGCCCAGGTCAGCGCCGGCACCCCGAGCAGATCGGCGATCATCGCCGGCACCGCCGCGATCTGACCGTCGGACGCCGAGTTACCGGCGATCACCAGGTCCCAGCCGTCGACGGTGCCGATCAGCTTGGTCAGCGCCTTCGCCGTCTGCACCGCGCACGAGCCGTGGATCGCCTCGTCGGACAGGTGCACCGCGGAGTCCGCGCCCATCGACAGCGCCTTGCGGATCGCGTCCGTCGCGCTGTCCGGGCCGATCGTCACGACGACGACCTCGGAGCCCTCGTTGGCCTCCTTCAACTGCAGCGCCTGCTCCACCGCGCGCTCGTTGATCTCGTCGATGACCGCCTCGGTCCCCGCCCGGTCCAGGGTGTGGTCGGAGTCGGACAGCTTCCGCTCCGAGTACGTGTCGGCCACCTGCTTCACCAGGGTCACGATCTTCATAGGACCTCTTCGACCTCCTGCCGCGGCGGCCTGCGCGCCTGCGCACACCGCGTCGTCCTGATTCGCGGTCCGGCACCGGTGGTCCGGTCCCGTCCCGTCTCGCGTCACCGTGACGGTGCTGTGCCGCGCGCTCTGGGAGAGCGGAGGTGGGCCGCGGCATCGCGCCCGTCGTACCCGGTGACTCTGCCAGCGTCGCGCCGTAGTGGCACGCCGTGCCACTGTGACATTCATTGTTACCAACGAGTAGCCATGTGGCAAACGCCCACGAGCGGTGACCGTACTCACGCGCGGGCCACGTCACGCCGGGCACGCGCGATGTCACAGGACGTATCGCCTGGAGGGGGGACGGGTTTCGCTACCGTCAGCACCTCGGACACCGGCAGGAAGGAGCCCCCGTGCAGGTGACCGGGTTCGACGACCGATTGGGAACCGGCTACGTCCTCAGTACCGGCGCACACGCCGACGAGGACGTGCCGGGCAGCAGGGTCGTGCACCACGGCGGGATGACGGTGCGGGCCACCGACGGCCTCGCCGCGATGCTGGAGGACGCGCTGGCCTACCGGCCGACCACCCGGCTGGGGTGGGGTGGCCCGGAGGTGCCGCTGACGCTGGAGGACGCGACGCTGCTCGCCTGGCTGCGTCAGGACGTGGGCGGGGTGGTTGCCGTCGCGGGCGAGCCGGCCGCCTGAGTCAGCGCCGCAGGTATGCCAGTGCCCGGGCCGCGGCGTGCGCGCCGCACATGCCGTGCGCGCCCGGCCCCGGCGGGGTCGCGGCCGAGCACAGGTAGTGGCCCGGCGCGCCGGTGTCGTACGGCGCCAGGGTGGTCCGCGGCCCGAACAACAGCTGCCGCAGGTCCTTGGCGCCGGTGAGGATGTTGCCGCCGACGAAGTTCGGGTTCCCGGCGAAGGACGCCGGATCGGTGACCAGCGTCCCCACGATCCGCTCGCGGAAGCCGGGCGCGAAGCGCTCGATCTGTGCGGTGATCGCGCCGCTCACGTCCCCGGCCCAGCCGTACGGGACGTGCGCGTAGGCGTAGATCGGGTGCACGTCGCCGACCGACCGGCCAGGATCCGCCAGGTACTGCTGACCCACCAGCACGAACGGCCGCTGCGGCATCCGTCCGGCGTGCACCTCGCGTTCGACGTGCGCGGTCTCCCGCGCCGATCCGGCGACGTGCACCGTCCCGGCCGCCCGGGCCGCGGCGGACGTCCACGGAATGCCGCCCTGCACCGCGTAGTCGACCTTGAACGCCGCCGGGCCGTACCGGAAACGCCGGTAGGCACGGGCCACCCGGGCGGGCAGCCGGTCGCCCAGCAGCCCGGGCAGCTGATCCGGCCCGACGTCCCAGACCGTCACGTCGGACGCCGGGAGCTCGTCGGCCGAGCGCACCCGCACCCCTGTCTCGATCCGCGCGCCGTGCTCGGCGAGCACCGCCGCGAGCGCGTCCGAGATCGCCCGGGAGCCGCCCTCGGCGACCCCCCAGCCGTGCCGGTGCCCGGCCGTCAGGATTCCCGCCCCGATGGCCGACGACAGCGGCCGGTTCAGCGGCCGGAACGCGTGCGCGGCCGTCCCGAGGAACAGTGCGCGGCCCCGCTCGGTGCGGAACGCCCTGCCCAGCAGCTCCGCCGGGAGCACCGTCGGGGCGCCGAACCGGGCGAGCCGCAGCGGATGCCGCGGCACCCGCAGCAGCGGCCCGAGTACGTCGGCGGCGAGCTGGTCGTAACCCCGCGACGGGGCGCCGAACAATGCCCGCCACAGCCGCCCGTCGGCGCCGAGGCCGGCCGCCGTCCGCTGCACCGAGCGGTGCAGGACACCGGCGTCGCCGTCGTCCAGCGGGTGCGCGCAGTCGATCTCGGGCAGCCGCCAGCGCAGGCCGTGCCGCTCCAGCCCGAGCTCCCGCAGCACCGTCGAGCCGACCGCCATCGGATGCACCGCCGAGCAGTGGTCGACCAGCAGGCCGGGCACGATCGCCTCGCCGCTGCGGGTGCCGCCGCCGATCTCGTCGGCGGCCTCCAGCACGGTGACCTCGATCCCGGCGCGGGCCAGCACGGCGGCGGCGACCAGCCCGTTCGGGCCGGAACCGACGACGGTCGCGGTGCTCATGGGGATGCTCCTGACTCGGCTACGGACAGCAGTGTGGAGCCACCGCCGCCGGGAACGGGATCCGGCCCCGCGGCCTTCCGGCCGTGGCCGTGGCCGGGACTTCGTCGTGACCGTGTGGGGTGGCGGGGCGGGCGACCTCGGCGGCGGCGCCCGCCCCACCACGGTCAGGGAGCGACCGGCTGCCCGGGCGCGGTCTCGCCGGCCGGCTGCGGCGCCCGCCAGGTGACGGTGAGCGGGATCGGCCCGTTCGGGAGCCACGGCTGCTCGTTCACCGCGTCGGCGACGGTCCAGTGCCCGCGCTCGATCACGCCGAGCGCGGCGTCGATGAGCTGATAGTGCTGGACCTTCGAGTGGATCGCCTGGGACTCGACCCAGCAGACGACGAACTCGCCAGGGGCGAAGCCGACCCGCTTCTGCACCGCCTCGATCAGGTCGAGGCCGTGCAGGTGCCCCTCACCGAAGTTGAAGCCGATCAGCGAGTTGCAGGCGAACTCCGCCTCGCGGACGGTGCGCCGGTCGAGATCGTCGAGGCGGGCGGCCAGCACCGAGAACAACCCGCGGCCCTGCGAGTGCATGGATCGCCAGGCGATCGTCTGCTGCATGGTGATCTCGGCGACGGCCGCCGGGTACCCCAGCGCCTGGAGCTGGTCGACCTGGTTGCGGCTCGGGCGGGGGCTGATGGTGTTCAGCTTCTCCTCGGCGCCGGGGGTGAAGGTCCACAGCGCCGATGCCCAGTTGCCCGCGTACTGGCGCATCGATGGCAGGAACGAGACGAGATCGGGCCGCAGGTTGCCCAGTGCCGGGAAGAACGCCAGCGCGGCGATGATCGCCACGGTCAGTACGGGCGAGCTCATGTCGGCGATGCCGAAGCCGTCCTGGTTGGGGAACCCGAGGAACAGGAAGACCGCGAGGTAGCCGAACAGCAGGTTCCACTCCAGCGGCACCGCGAGCGGGAAGGTGGAGGTGATGAACAGATGGAAGACCACCATCAGCACCACCCCGGCGAGGGTCAGCCAGTAGTTCGTGGAGAAGAGCAGCACCAGCGGGGTGATGATCTCCACCGTGGTGCCGCCGACGTGCGCCATGAAGGTGGCGAACCGGGACGGACGGATGTCGCGCGGGAAGTCGCGGTAGTGCGCCCGCTTGAGCCACTTCGACGGGACGCACGGGCTGTTGGAGATCATCGGCGGGATCACGTTGGTGAAGTGCCTGCCGAACTTGGACACCCCGGCGCCGATCCAGACCGCGCAGATCAGCAACTTCGCCGCGACGATCATGTCGACGAACGGCAGGACGCCGAAGAACACCATCGCGGGCAGGTACTGCTCACCGCGGGACGCCAGGAAGATCGTCTTGTCGCGCAGGCCGCAGAGCACCAGCAGCACCACCGGCGCGATCATCAGCCACGGGGCGACCAGGCCGGAGGTGTTGTCCGGCAGCACCGCCGACAGCGATTCACTCGGCACGCCGGGCAGCACGATCGCGAGCAGCAGCGAAGCCAGGAAGCCCAGGTAGATGACGACGTCGAACACCGTGCGGGTGTCACCGCCGGTGCCCGGCACCGCCTTCCACGGGCGCAGCCGGATGGTGCCCGGCCGGGCCCAGAACAACACCCCGCCGGTCATCGGCTTGAACTTGCCCGCGATCGGTCCCCACGACCCCGCGAGCCCGATCGCCTCCAGCAGCACCGTCCAGAGGACCAGCTTCTGGTAGACGACCGGCTCGTTCCACCAGCCGGCCACGTCCCAGAACGGGCCGACGCCCGACGTCCAGGTGATCAGCGCGGTGCCCGCCAGCAGATAGAGGAACACCAGCTTCAGCACGTAGGTGGTCGGAATCATCTTCGGCGAGCCGAATCCGAACTGGACCCAGTGCAGTGCGAGTGCCTTGGTCCGTTCGAACAGCGGCTTGTCCAGAAACGTGTCCACGTCGACCGGCGGGAAGTCGCCCGTCTTGAACCCCATTGTTCAATCCTCTCGGTGTCGTTCTCCGCAGGCCGTTCCGGTCGGATCGATCGCGCGGCGCGGTGCCCGATCAGCTCCACAGCGATCGCAGCGGGCCCTGGTCGCCTGCGCTGCACGGCGATTCCGGCACGCTCCGCATCCGTTTCCCGGGCAGCACGGCGATGTGCATCGGGGCAGTTCCATCCGGCCGTCCGGCGTACCGGGGGCAAACGGTAGGGCCGGAGTGTGAGCCACACCATGGGCGTGGATCACGAACCGTCCGGACCGGGATGTGCCGGGAGCACAACGACCACCCCGGACGGGTGACACCCGCCGATCAGACGCGGGCGGGCACCACCATCCGGGGGGCGAGCTCGCAGTACAACCGGCCGATCCCGTCCGGCGTGTAGGGGCCGGACGGGGTGAACCAGCGGGCCACGTCGACCCCCAGCGAGAGCACCGCCGTCGCGGCACCCCGCACCTGCGGCCCCTCCGGATCCACCCCGCCGAGCACCTGCGCGACGACGTCCCGGACGACCCGCTCGGTGGCGCGCCGCAGCACCATCACCTGGTCGCGGTGCTCCTGGCCGAGTGCCGCGAACTCGTACTGCACGACCCGGGCGACGGTGCGCTGCTCGGCGTGCCAGCGACTGAAGGCGTAGACCAGCGTCCGGAACGCGTGCCCCGCCGGGGCCTGGGTGGCCGCGGCCCGCACCAGTTCCAGCGCCCGCTCGTGCCCGCGCCGGCTGACCTCGAACAACACGTCGTCCTTGGACCGGAAGTGCAGGTACAGGGCCGCAGTGCTCAGGCCGGAGCCCGCGGCGATGTGCCGCAGGGTGGTCGCGCGGAATCCGCGGTCGGCGAACGAGTCGATCGCGGCGACGACGATCGCGCGGGCGGTCGACGGCAGGTCCGACCAGAGATCGTCACCGGCGAGCAGGACGGCGCCGGTCGCGGCCGCGCGCTCGACGTCCGCGGCCGCCGGCCCGCCGTCGTCCTCGATCATTCGCACGTCCCCGTCCCGCGCACCGCCACTCGGTGACGCCCTGCACACCTCATCATCCCCACTTGCCCCGGCGCTCCCCGCACTGGTACTTACTAAGCAATTAGTTACCACTGAAGGAGCGCCGATGCCCGAGGCCGTGATCGTCGCCGCCACCCGTTCGCCGATCGGGCGGGCCCGCAAGGGCTCACTGGCCGGCCTGCGCCCGGACGACCTGGCCGCACGGATGGTGCGGGCCGCACTGGACCGGGTCCCCCAGCTCGACCCCACCGAGATCGACGACGTGATCCTCGGCTGCGGGCTCCCCGGCGGGGAACAGGGCGACAACATGGGTCGCGTCGTGCCCGTGCTGCTCGGCCTGGACACCGTCCCGGGCACCACCGTGACCCGGTACTGCTCGTCGTCGGTGCAGACCACCCGGATGGCGATGCACGCCATCCGGGCCGGCGAGGGCGACGTGTTCGTCTCGGCCGGTGTCGAGACGGTGTCCCGCTACGACCGCGGGACCTCCGACTCCTGGCCCGGCACGCACAACCCGCTGTTCACCGACGCCGAGCGGCGCACCGCCGAGGTGGCCGCCACCGGCGCCGCGGAGTGGACCGACCCGCGCACCGCCGGGCTGGTCCCGGACGTCTACATCTCGATGGGCCAGACCGCGGAGAACCTGGCGCTGGCCACCGGCGTCACCCGCGAGGACATGGACCGGTTCGCCGTGCGCTCGCAGAACCTCGCCGAGGCCGCGATCGGCAGCGGCTTCTACGCCGACGAGATCACCCCCGTCACCCTCGACGACGGCACCGTCGTGGACACCGACGACGGCCCCCGCGCCGGCGTCACCTACGACGCCGTCGCCGGGCTGGCGCCGGTGTTCCGGCCGGACGGGCGGGTCACCGCGGGCAACTGCTGCCCGCTCAACGACGGCGCCGCCGCACTCGTGGTCATGTCCGACACCCGGGCCCGGGACCTGGGGATCACCCCGCTGGCCCGGGTCGTCGCCACCGGCGTCTCCGGGCTCTCGCCGGAGATCATGGGCCTCGGCCCGGTCGAGGCGTCCCGGCAGGCACTGGCCAGGGCCGGCATGACGATCGACGACGTGGACCTGGTCGAGATCAACGAGGCGTTCGCGGCGCAGGTCGTCCCGTCCGCCCGCGAGCTGGGGATCGACCCGTTCGGCGACACGCTCAACGTGCACGGCGGTGCCATCGCGGTCGGCCACCCGTTCGGCATGACCGGCGCCCGGATCACGACCACCCTGCTGAACGGGCTGCGCTCGCGGGACGCGACCATCGGTCTGGAGACCATGTGCGTCGGTGGCGGGCAGGGCATGGCGATCATCCTGGAGAGGCTGTCCTGATGGCGAACCTGACCTTCGACTTCACGCACCGCTCGGTCGTCGTCACCGGGGCCGCGCGCGGCGTCGGACGCGCGATCGCCGAGCGCTTCACCGGCGCCGGAGCGACCGTGTTCCTGGTCGACTTCGACGCCGACGCGGTCGCCGCCACGGCCGATGAGCTGGGCGCGACCGGCATCGCGGCGGACGTGTCGGACACCGCCGCGGTGACCGCCGTCGTCGACCGGGTGGTGACCGACACCGGCCGGCTCGACGTGCTCGTCAACAACGCCGGGGTGCTGCGCGACGGCGTGCTCTGGAAGCTGACCGACGACGACTACGAGACCGTGCTGGCGGTGCACTCCGGTGGAACCTTCCGGTTCACCAGGGCAGCGGTGCCGCAGTTCCGGGCGCAGGGCTCCGGCCGGGTGGTCAACGTGACCTCCTACACCGGCCTGCACGGCAACATCGGGCAGTCCAACTACGCGATGGCCAAGGCCGGGATCATCGGCTTCACCCGGACCGCGGCGAAGGAGCTGGCCCGCTTCGGGGTCACCGTCAACGCGATCTCACCGAACGCGCGCACCCGGATGATCGAGTCGATCCCGCAGGCCAAGCTGGACGAGCTGACCGCGCAGATCCCGGTGGGCCGGTTCGCCGAACCGTCCGAGATGGCCGACGCGGTCGCCTTCCTCGCCTCCGACGAGGCCGCCTACATCACCGGCGTCGTGCTCCCGGTCGACGGCGGGCTGTCGATATGAGCCCGTCCGGTGCCCGCGCCGGCGCCCCGGCTGCGCGTCTCGAGCCGCGCGTGCCGAGCCGCACGTGACCGGTGCCGTCCTGCCGCTCGACGGCGGCCCGTCCCCGATCCGCTGACCCGAACCGAGGTACCCACCGTGGCCACGCCGTCGTCGCTCCTGCTGTCCCGCGCCGATCTGGACTTCCTGCTGCACGACTGGCTCGACGCCGGATCGCTCACCTCCCGCGAGCGCTTCACCGAGCACTCCCGGGAGACCTTCGACGCCGTTCTCGACGTGTGCGCCGAGATCGCCGCCGAGCGGTTCGCCCCGCACAACAAGCGCAACGACATCGAGGAGCCCCGGTTCGACCCGACCGGCGGCGGCCGGGTGGTGCTGCACGACGAGGTCCGCCCGGCGCTCGACGCGCTCGCCGGGACCGGCCTGCTCGCCGCGACCGCGGACGCCTCGGTCGGCGGGCTGCAGCTGCCGCACGTGGTGCGCTCGGCCTGCGTCGCCTGGTTCGCCGCGGCGAACATCGCGACCTGGGGTTATGCGTTCCTCACCGCCGCCAACGCGAACCTGCTGCTCGCGCACGGCTCGGACGCCCAGATCGACACCTGGGTACGTCCGATGCTCGAGGGCCGGTTCCACGGCACCATGTGCCTGTCCGAGACCCAGGCCGGATCGTCGCTGGCCGACGTCAGCACCCGGGCCGAGCCGCAGGACGACGGCACCTACCGGCTCACCGGCACCAAGATGTGGATCTCCGCCGGGGACCACGAGCTGGGCGAGAACATCGTGCACCTGGTGCTGGCGAAGATCCCCGGCGGACCGGCCGGGGTGAAGGGGATCTCGCTGTTCGTCGTCCCGAAGTTCCTCGCCGGTGGCGCCGACGGCAACCCCGGTGAGCACAACGACGTCGTACTCGCCGGGCTGAACCACAAGATGGGCTACCGGGGCACCACGAACACGGTGCTGAACCTGGGCGAGGGCAGGCACACCCCCGGCGGCGCGGCGGGCGCCGTCGGTTACCTGGTCGGCGAGCCACACCGCGGCCTCACCTACATGTTCCACATGATGAACGAGGCCCGGATCGGGGTCGGCGCGGGCGCCGCGGCGCTCGGCTACACCGCCTATCTCAAGTCGCTCGACTACGCCCGTACCCGTCCGCAGGGGCGCCCGGTCACGGGCCGGGACCCCGGACAGCCGCAGGTGCCGATCGTCGAGCACGCCGACGTGCGCCGGATGCTGCTCGCGCAGAAGTCCTACGCCGAGGGCGCGCTCGCGCTCGTCCTCTACTGCGGGCGGCTGCTCGACGAGCAGGAGACCGCCCCCGAGCAGGCCGGGCGGGACCGGGCCGGCCTGCTGCTCGACGTGCTCACCCCGATCGCGAAGAGCTGGCCCTCGCAGTGGTGTCTGGCGGGCAACGACCTCGCCATCCAGGTGCTCGGCGGCTACGGCTACACCCGCGAGTACGACGTCGAGCAGCACTACCGGGACAACCGGCTCAACCCGATCCACGAGGGCACCCACGGCATCCAGGCCATCGACCTGCTCGGCCGCCGGACCGCGGCGGCCGGTGGGGCCGGGCTCGACGCGCTGGACGGGCTGCTGGCCGCGACGATCGCGCGGGCCCGTGCCGGGGGCGACGAGGAGGCCGGCCGGTACGCCGACCAGCTCGACGCGGCCAGGGCCCGGCTGATGGAGGTGACCCGGGCCCTGCACGCCGAGCCGGACGCGACCGTGCGGCTGGCGAACGCCTCGATCCACCTGGAGGCGGCCGGGCACGTCGTCCTGGCCTGGATCTGGCTGGAGCAGCTGCTCGCCGCCGGTGGGCGCGACGACGACCTGGGCAACGGCAAGAGGGCAGCCGCCCGGTACTTCTTCCACTACGAGCTGCCGCGCACCGGGCCGCAGCTCGACCTGCTCGCCGCACTCGAC is from Pseudonocardia autotrophica and encodes:
- a CDS encoding lysophospholipid acyltransferase family protein, whose product is MTLTAGVGDPARSGSALRTGTQQSGSGVADPARSGAAPRTGTQQPGAGAANPARPAAALLTDSRLTDSRHAAPGLGHPTHPTVPPAAQRPGGPWAAWSPCSPQECLPAAPTTGWWRMVRRATVLLGVLVLALLAVPPAASAGPRALGPVLRALHRAVLRGAGVRLVVRGGPLAPPDGRGALVVADHTSWIDIPALGAIGPVTMLAKREVRDWPLIGTLGARVGTVFVHREGLSRLPATVATVTGALRSGALVGVFPEATTWCGAVGGDYRRAPFQSAIDASVPVRPVTITLSTPDGRPTTAAAFVGGQTLGDTIGRVLRLPGLVCEVRVGDLVEPGDDDRRTLARRACEHVRRTGPVPGVRSGRG
- a CDS encoding electron transfer flavoprotein subunit alpha/FixB family protein, which codes for MTEVLVLVDHVDGDVKKTTYELLTAARALGEPSAVVVGAAGVADKLADGLAQNGAEKIYVAETDSSDFLAPEVGVLEALVSSASPAAVLISASANGKEIAGRLAVRTNSGLLGDAVGVTADGVQHSVFGGAYTAEAKANTEHPVITVRPGAIDIEASAGAGARETVEVPAAAGRQATVTAREPIEGGSRPELTEATVIVSGGRGVGSAEDFTVVEGLADSLGAAVGASRAAVDSGYYPPQFQVGQTGKSVSPQLYIALGISGAIQHRAGMQTSKTIVAVNKDEEAPIFEVADFGIVGDLFKVAPQLQEEITKRKS
- a CDS encoding GNAT family N-acetyltransferase, with the protein product MNQVIVSTPETAARRYSLLLTTDADDVAAAQALRYRVFAEELGARLDSPVPGRDVDRFDDFCDHLVVREDATGEIVGTYRMLPPRGAREAGGLYADGEFDLSALDPLRGSLVETGRSCVHPEHRAGAVVGLVWAGLARYMLLTGHRWLIGCASVGLDDGGVRAAGVWETVRARHLAPAGYRTVPLRPWDPATAPRHRSTAVPPLLRGYLRLGTWVCGPPAHDPDFGVADFPVLLGMDRMDPRYRRFFLGEAAGPDAGSETGA
- a CDS encoding electron transfer flavoprotein subunit beta/FixA family protein: MKIVTLVKQVADTYSERKLSDSDHTLDRAGTEAVIDEINERAVEQALQLKEANEGSEVVVVTIGPDSATDAIRKALSMGADSAVHLSDEAIHGSCAVQTAKALTKLIGTVDGWDLVIAGNSASDGQIAAVPAMIADLLGVPALTWANELSVEGTTVTAKRETDDGVTRLSAELPAVVSVGEKSGEPRYPSFKGIMAAKKKPVTSLDLAGAGIDASEVGLANALTTVTSSAPKPPKQAGEKVTDEGDGGAKIAEYLVGQKLI
- a CDS encoding cysteine desulfurase family protein → MTYLDHAATTPMLPAAVAAMSDALGRTGNASSLHSSGRRARREVEEGRERIADAVGARPSEVVFCAGGTESDNLAVKGLYWARHTADQRRTRVLVSAVEHHAVIDAAEWLVAHEGARLRLLEVDATGRVRPETLRAALAEDPDANALVSVMWANNEVGTVNPVRELAEISHAFGVPFHTDAVQAVGILDVDFAASGVDALTLTGHKLGGPYGAGVLLLGRDVDCTPLLHGGGQERDVRSGTLDVPSLVGLATAVTESVAAAPRRRTELAVLRDELVAAVLTEVPDAVLNGAPLGADRLPGNAHLSFPGCEGDSLLMLLDAHGIDCSTGSACTAGVAQPSHVLLSMGADERTARGSLRFSLGHTSTRADVVALAGAIGSVIERARRAGRTPATVTG